The genomic DNA TACTTGCCTAAAGTCCTGTGTTCAAATCCctttctttgaatttttattaattttagttcCAACCACTGGTTCAGTGGTAAAATTTCAGCTTACCAGGTCCTGTGTTTGAATCTTATTTGTGAGCAAAGTGGAAATACTTTTATTCATTCTTATTGTATCATCCATGTGGAAGTAGCCagattaaatttgaattttgatcAGCCTAATATGATAGCAACTAACCTTATTTGTTGGGATTTAGTtgttctttttaaattttttgagaaAATCCCTCCTTAAAAACACTCTCCCACACAATTGTTCCTTTTCCACTCTCCCTCATTATTCTCATTTTGTTTTCACATTAATTTGCTATCAAAAAAATTTCTCtgatttctccttttttttttcttttttttttcctaaatTGCTCTTCTTTGACCTCTAATTCTTCTGTTGTCGTCCCCTTGCTATTGTTTCTTTTGTTGTTGTCACCTTGCCATTGTGGTGTTGTTGAATTTTAAGTGCTATTTTCTGTGTGGTGTTCTCGATCGAGTAGATTGTATCTCAATTCCTGAGTAAGTGTTGTATACTTTTCTCTATAATAAGGTTTCTACCAATTTTCTGTACAAGGTAGGTGGTTTTAGTTATCAGTAAACCTTGTTTTAATCGTTCCTGCAGTTCTGTTTAGGTGAGAATCAAAGAGCATGCTCTATCAGGTTGAGTATTGATAGTCTTCTCTTTAGAGGTTAGAATGCAAAATGCTCATTTTTAGAGAGTTGATTGGTGTTTCTTCGGGATAGTGTTGTGGAATGTGTTTGTTATTAATTGATTGATTTAGGGAGTGAGGTTGTGTAATTAAATATTTTTGGATGTTGTTTGTGCAAAATTTGGTGTGTTGTTGTTTTACCGGCATCTTGGAAGTCATCAGGTGTGTGGAGCTGACTCTTAACTTCATAAAATAGCGAAAATTTGAAACTATCAATGCCACACAACCGTGTCAGCCACACAATTGTGTGTcaagccatgtgagccacacgggctatgCTAGGTAGGGGTGtgagtcacacgggtgtgtgggcccattttGAGTAAGTTTAGTTAGGATCGAGTTTTGGATTGCATATTTGAGGTTAGCAATTTCGTAAACTCAGATGAATGACATGTAgttttgttcgatcaatgaaatTTGTTGTTTCTGTTTTGTATGATTTATCTTGTATGATACGTATATAGCATGtttgatttttgataaatttagtAATGTGAAAATTGTTACAAGTATTATAGAGTGGTTGAATGTGTTGAAGGATTTGTGTGTTGAAAGAAGGTAAGTATTCTGTTTAAATCTGTCAAATGATTGTTATACGattattgataaattatgttttgtTCCAATTCTCATAGCATGTGACATTGTGGCTATTCTGattatattgatttgttatttttggaATCTGACATATCTGTTCTACAAAATATGAAATTCCATGCCTACTGATTTCTGTTAAAAATACAATAGCATGCACAACATGCTTACTGTTATGATTCCATATTTGCATGCCATgtcatattgcatggggttgggatgatATGGTAAGGAGGAAGTTTTGGCAATTTAATGATCTGCACTATCTGGTGGTTTAACCACATATCTGTTCTAGCAACTTGACTGCAAATATGGTGGCTCGACCACATATATTTGATCTGGCAGTTTTAACTGCAACTCTGGTGGCATTGTCCACAATTATTTGTTCGTGTGTTTTATGAAGGACAAGTTTTGGGAAACTCTAATTGGTGTGTAGCAGAGTTGGGTAAGAAGTTTTTCGAAAAATTTgcattatattttttgaaaatactGCATTGACATAACCATGCATGCTCAATTTTGCTCATTTGCATTTGATAAAATTCTCtgcgatattttgatctatttatTGTGTTATATGTAGTACTTATGATttggttatgttacacactgagcttcATAGCTCACCTGCTTACTTTATTTTCTCAGGTAATTCGCGAACTTAGGATTGGGCGGCGTTCGGGAGCTCGGATTGGTTTCCTCACGTaagattatattaattaattattaattaaacttTTCTGGGCTTTAAGACTTTGGGACTAAAGTTCGgacttttaattttggttttgagTTCATCGGAACTTCAGTTAGTTACTTTAATTGAAAATTCTGCATGATTTCTATTAATTAAAAAAACCTTGACGTTTGATCTTTCAAAGTTAAACAAGGTAAATGTTTTTCCGCTGCAAATCATTTTAACTGAGAGAATGAgttttatgaaaataataaataaagtcaATAGTGCGACATTTTTGATAAATTGAGTATTGTATgttatcattttggaaaaattcACACACACCTTACAATAGTCAAGTTTTCTAATTAATAAAATGAGACGGTTTTTCTACTTAATAAAATGAGATGGTTTATGTTTTAGATTTAACTTCATACTTTTTTGCATTGTTTAAGTATTTTGgactttaattttagtttttgatGGGCTTACTACTGGATTGTGGTTTTGTTAAATTGCAAAATAATTCTTTTCCACATTTTGAAATCGTGCTTTACAAATTAACGACTCTAGAACTTCCATTGCAAAATTaaataacaaatttttttttttgtcaagtaAATAAGATCTACGTGTATATCTCGAAAAATTGCAAGAGATTTGTCAAAATTAACATTTCTAGAAAACACACTTTTCTAGTTCAAAATCTGAAATTTTAGAAAAAGTTTATTTAATTCCTCAAGATTTGATCGTAACGTCTAGACCGAATTTAGAGTTTTATAAATGCATCATATATAGATCCTTTAAGAAAAACtatttagaaatatatatattcattataataaaattataatagtaAATCGAAACaataaaacattcatttattcCTTATTATTTGCCATGCAGTAGGCTGATGAGTACTAACATATATTTAGCATTTTTATGTTAGATAATTGAGTTGATTTGGAAGATATTTAAGCAAAATAAACTTTTTAGTAAGGTCTTTGACCAATGATATTGCCTGCAGGAGCATAGTTGCAAGTAATGAAAGTTCCACCAGTGTTGCACCTCACCTTAGCACACCCAAGACGAATCGAGTTGCGCCAAACCACTTGAGTATAATGCCCGCAAACCTTGCCTGCTGCACAACTGTTGGAGTTGTAATTGTAGTTTACCCTCTCACTAACCCACATTCTTACAGCACTAGTGCCCGAAAAGTCAGCGCTACTCCAGGCAAGATTCTCACCATAAGGTCCACCGGAGTGAATAAGGTTGCAGTCGTAATAGCGTTGATTAGCGTAGTTCTGTGCATAGGCAGCCACGGTGTTATCCCAAATCATAGGGCCAACACCGACGGCTGCTCGAGCTGCATTGTGAGCATTGAGGTAGTCTTGTGGTGAGTCCCCTCCCAAGGCTAGGTAGTAATGTTGTGAGTCTTGGGCTTGGGAGGGAAGGACTAAGTAGTCTTGTGGTGAGTTTTGGGCATGGGAAGGATGGACCAAGACTAAGGCTATGAGAGAAGTAAGAGCTACTAAAGTAAACTCCATTTGAAGTTTGATTCTATAAGAATATTGCAATGAAGAAAAGTTGAAGTATGAGATGAATTTTATGTGTTTTGAGAGAGGTATTTATAGACGTTGTTGTTTTGGCACTTGAATGTTCAAACTAGATCAAGTGCATAAATTAATGCCACAAAATTGATAGCAAGCTATCTAGCTCCATGTTCATAtataaaaaatagagaaaaatgttAACAAAATTGCAGCATTTTACCTGcttaaaaataataatggaaatatGGTTTATTTTAATTGGAAGATGCATGTATGTTAGGGTTCATGAAAGCTGCCTAATTCGAAAGTTTGATTGTCACTTGtataattattactatttattaatTAGTCGTCGTCTATTTTATGTTTTTTCTTTCAAAAAGTTAGCCGCCGTCTGTGATATATATTAACCAAATTACAAATAGGATGGACCGTAGGCTTCTTATCCAAATCAAATATGCAAAATGTATGATAAAATGATAAGATAGTAAATCCTTTATTTTTATTAAGCAAAATTATTACTAGAAATCAGAAcataaaaattagtaaaaaataaaataaagacaatcGTTCCATATAAATATTGATAAATCTTCATAATGAACTTAAAATTTCTTAAGTCACCCTACAAGAGTACCGAATATGGGATATTCTCCATTATTTGGcctaattattatttttgtttatgaTAATAGTGAAATAATGTCATCCAGTTGATTGAGCAAATCACCTTTTTTTTCTAAAGTAGCAAATTACTTTTCTTTAATATTctgataatttatttatttttatatatataataaataaaaagttaagagtgAATTTAAATGGGACAAGATATCGTTTGTTTGTGGTTTGTGTAAAAATAACAATGacgataaaattaataatattataacaatactataatttaagaaaaaattaaatacaCCACACCATCTATCTAAATCCAAACTGTTGATGATAATACCCCATTTATGTCGatgttatatataatattaactgTTTAAATAAAAAGCCTTTTGGTCACCATTCCTATCCACGTTTCAGCAAAAAAAACATGAACAGATCTTACTCTTAGCTGCCTCATGTCTGCGCCGAATTATATTCGTTCCCTGTCATTTTCCCTAATTAATATCCATTCCAGCCGCCCATTTTAAGGAGGAGTTCATATATAagaattagtatttaaattttgtttaaaattacatttcgattatttgatttttaaaatttatataatagtCATTAATATTATCAAATTGTTACCTTTTTGTCACTGGACTGTTAACTTCTTCTCCTTTCAAATTTCAAGTCAAGATTTTATTTTAgctataaataaaacatatatatatatatatatatattaattttaatgatTTGGGAAGAGCCAATACAGATCttcatgaaaaaagaaaaaaaaggcaaTGAAAGATGAAAATAGTCACTAATGTTATCAAAATTATTGCATTGAAATATAGTTATTTAAATGGCATAATGACAAATTTAGCCTTTTAATGtatacctttttttcttttttgttttttgctTCATTTGGCCCCCAACCTTTTAAAAAGAGTCCAATTTGACTACCAACATTGTTGAAAAATATGAAACTGGCAATTTGGTGCCAGAGCGAGTACCCTCTCCCCTACCCACCAAATCTATGTGGAGGCAATTTTCATATTTAGGTGTTTACAATTTATTGAATCTTATATTTGAGCATACTACTTAGGAATACAAATATTGGTAATTAATTTGGATCAAAATTTCCTAAAGCAATCTCTTGGATTATGGACTTTGGATTGGATCGTAATTCTGCTGATGAGCTATTATAGAGTCCATACttatttcatatgttattataTAGTATTACTATTTTATTGGGATTGTATTGGATCTCCTGTTGTAAGCAAGCCTCGAAATCAAAGTCTATATATTTGAGAGAATTGCCTAAGAAATAGTTGAAGAGAATTAGGCATTTAATCTATTATTGTGAGAATAACCTTGTAAGAGCATTATTTTTATAGTGAAACTTGTTGTTGTGGTTTTACTTCTTATGATCACAGGAGGTGATCATAATGGTGAAAGTATTATGTCTTCAAAGTACAAGGGTGAGGAAAATGATTATGGTGtgtaacggcccaaatttcagtggtgtcagaatagtgatttgagatcactaaatctgacatgtgagtttagatattaaTAAGTAAAAGTTAGgtgtgattttagaaatatttttgaattattgaattttgcaaattaaagaaaatttttagttaaattgagataaaaacaaggtatcgaggcCTTGGAATTATAAAacaagtcataaatatttttataaatatttatggagtgttaataagttagtattaatgTTTCGTTAGTCAATtgaatgaaaaggactaaattgaataagatgtaaAACTGTGAAACgtgattaaatggcttaaataataagtaagagGGACTTAAAGAGCAATTTGACCCAAATAAACTGGGTTGGATGGTTAGGTAAGGAAATGTCTGAGAAACAGTGTGAACTAATGGCAAAACTATAATTAAGTTGAAATGGAATAGttaaaaattggattaaattagaatatctagatttctcttcatttttcttcatcttctccagtcaaaaacaccattgaagggttttcttaagcttttttctcatattttactacatgtaagctcaatttttgattatttcttgtaaattttatgattttgaggcttttacaactaggtccttttatctaattcattagtttttgattttatgaatgatttataaagtttccatgaataagtgctggaattttatgatgagttaatatggaattgaagctttaaCTTCATTTTGTGATGATTTTATGGAGATGATTAAATAGAaattgatatttaggactaaattgtggaAGAATTTAGAATTAGGGTTTtgtgttgaaattttgaatgtaAAAGGTTATGAAATAGTTTATCATGTCTAGATAAAGTGTTATTTGAGaggaattagttcaattgatgaataaattgagcagggactaaattgtaaaaaaattaaaaattttggggtaaaagtgtaatttaaaaaattaaaaggcaTAAATTATGAAGTAGAGCAAAATTTAGATAAATGCTAATGAAtacatgattttataattatagatcaagaaaccgAAGCaaatcgtggaaaagaaaaattgccagaatagtccctgaatttttTACGACCTTTACAAAtttgccaggtaagttcatacggctaaattcaatgttttgttatgaaaatttcatgaattataTGGCATATTATTGTATATGAATGTTATCAAATTGTGATGATTGGGAAATAATGTTTgagtaaaagtacaaattagttagAACGACGGATTTGAGTACTTTCGTTCAGTGGCCAAGACGAATTGAggaaaaagaccatggttggaccatggaaacTTGTGAtatgtgatttccgtataagaccatagttgggctatggcattggTGTGATGTGATTATGTGCTTCCGTATAAGactatatttgggatatggcatcagtgtgatatgtgcttctgtgtaagaccatatctgggatagcATCAGTGTGGTATGTgatctgtgtaagaccatggctgggctatggcttcggtgtgtgatatgtgactatgtACAAGACCATAGTTTTATTATGGCTGTAGtgggccaaatttgcccggcccaaACAAACACAAAAGaccaaaacaaaatataaaataaatcaataaacaaAAAGTTTAAAACACAAACAGCCCAATTACATGACCCTATAACTAATACCCTAGCCCAGTTATAAAACAACCCAAAGCTCTAAGACCCAAACGGCCCGAAAGCCAAGCCAAACTTCGGCAAACCCTAGGGCAGAAGGGTCCTTTCGTCGCAGCCTTCACGAGCAGCAACCACATCGCCTCCGTACGCCCCAGTCTCCAGCAACCACGCCAACACAGCCCCGTACGCCTCACGCCAAGGGCCAACGCACGTCCGTACTCTACCTGCAAAAAGGACAAACCACACGGCAGCAAACACAAACAAAAATAGCAGAACAGCAATTGAAAAAGGgcgtttttcattttttttctttttttttttcttcggctataaaaagccaagctTTTAATCCTTGTAAGGGTTACGAACGCCTACACATTTTTACGCAAGATATACGAGCAATACAAAAAAGCAACCAATATCGGAAGGTGATTTTCCGATCTAAATCTCCAGGCTTTCTTTCTTTGTGATTATTctcttgcttttttttttttattttaatttgaaagcAAATAAAGTAAAGAGGAAAGGATCTACCTGCGCATATGAGCCATTGGAGACCATCTCTTCTTCGTTGAGATCGAAGCTTAAGAGAGGTTTTCGGGCTAAAAATCTTACCTTTTGGAGCGGGGTCTAAAGTAGGAAAATGAAACGACTTCATGGCGAGCTATCTTCCATCGGTTTCAATGGTGGAATGTGGTAGTCAAATGGTCGAACAGAGGGTTAAGGAAGCATCGAAATCGGCTGTGTTGAGAACCTAATAATTGGGTTCTCTGCTTATGGCTAAAAGCCATTCAAtggcctttaattttaggaattaGACGAAACGGCGCCGTTTGGGATATTGAAGGTCCGCACGTCAACCCGGATAGCAACCCGGATCTGCGCCTTTTCATTCGGAATGGGAAATTTGCGCGCTGGGTCCTCTGTATTCGCGCGAGCCTTCGATTGCGCCTTATGCGCCttgctttttttattatttaggcTTATAATTTATGCTTTGTTGCAATCTGATCCGCGCCTAAACGCATCATTTTGGGTTCTGGTATATTGCCAGTTTTAGTCCCTTGCATTTCGCTGCGTCAAAACTTAGTCCTTTTCCTAATTTCAAGAATCgattttatttattaatgatCCTTTTAGTCTCATTTTTGtttcaattgagttttttttgttattttcagcATTTTTATTCTTTGAAACCCTTCTATTTTTGagacttatttattattcaccatttaatatattattttggaatattttaTCAAGTTTTGCATGGTTTGTTATTCGtacttttatttatatgtaaatacATCTATACATGtaactatatatatgtatatatacatatatacatctatctattttcttttaaatttgtttgtttaaactcctatatatatatacactttataATAAGGTTACTTTTATTTTACGCATGTTATTAATCTTacattattctatatatatagtTTCTTTTAAATATATTCTCGTCTTTTATTATATAATCTCTTATAACatggttttaaattattatggtgtatatatatatatatatatatgttttttattaACACCTATGCttaatctatttatatatatatatgttactaAATCTATGTATTTATACCGtagttttctttatatatatatatgagcatGTTAAGTAAAACTATTATgtagtttataataaaattaatttagccctatacataatatttaaatgtttttgcatGTATTTGCCTTTAgatttatatgtatgtatatgtatatatcttattattaatctcatgTTTTTTTACAATAAACTTGCGTATACacatgttttataaatttattttgtgcATTATGTCTTGTCATATATCTCCACTATTCTTttgtattgtatatattttaaattatcgcATACTTTTGTCAACTCTTTAAATAAATTTGTGCTGAAATCATTTTACATTCAATTTAATTGATTTTCATTTTCTAATAtctatttcaataattatatatatatattcttattttTATGTAAATCATCAATTCATACATTATGTGTTTTAAAATATTCATTCTacgatatatatattttaatgattGCATGTGTCTATTAAGCTTGACATTATTTTACAATAATTTTATACCATGTTGCTTCTTTGAATTGCATTCTATTTTATGcctctaataattttattatgtcatGTATGCCGTCGTTGCATTTTATTCATTATTGCCATGATTAATTGTTCTCCATGCATAATTGAGGTTGAGTCATATTTTCAAGCTAATTATACTTAATTGCTCATTTTCTTGGTTGATCGATATTCTCATTCATCAAGTATGGTATCTCATATGCGCCTATTATCCCATCTCATCGTTTTCATTTGGTTTTtcgaaatgtggttttataaaatctaaTTTCTATGATTAATGTCAtcttatttcaaatcgaattaatatgtttttaagtattcatccaaaaattcttcaaaacgaagaCGAAATTTGATGTTCGGCTATtcaaggaatcgtgccctaacgtgttgggttacaATTTCgtatttgctcaaaataatcgaatttcCCTTCGAAATTTCATTCATATCTTTTAAAATCCCTTAAATGAAGATGAGATTTGATGTTTGGccattcgcggaatcgtgccctaacgtgttgggttgcaatttcgcatttgttcaaaataatcgaatatcacttTAAAATTTTGCTCGTGTCTTTTAAAATCTCTAAAACGAAGGCGATAtgtgatatttggcaattcgcaggatcatgccctaacgtgttgggtagCAATTTCCCGAttgtttaaaataatcaaatatcccttcaaaatttcactcggctcttctaaaaatcctttaaaatggaggcaatactcggtgtttgacgattcgggaatcatgccctatcgtgctgggttgtgatttctcgtttagTCAAAACAATCAAATATTTCTTTAGGTTTTCACTCACTTTTAGAAAACATTCTTAAAAACGAAGACGATGTTCAACGTTTGAcgatttgagaatcgtgccctatcgtgctgggttgcgcttttttaTTTGTCTAAAATAATTGAATATCTCCTCGGAATTTTACACGTATTTTATAAGGGgaggcaatggtcaatgtttagaaattcgaggaatcgtaccctactgtgctgggtttcgatttttcattggactaaatagttgagcatcctttcgtgattttcaaattataaattttcggtCATCAAAATAAGAAGATTTTTGACAATCAACTCGGATCACTCGAACATTATTAGAAAAGAACCACATTTCCAAAACATTTTTATCTTAGAcctaaggacagtatttaatcgatttggtaccaattttgggcgtagtgagggtgctaatccttcctcatacgtaaccgactcccaagcccattttctcatattttcgtagaccaaaatcgttattCTAGTAaaccaaaacattttattaaaataatcaaatccttaggtgacccgatcacaccaaaacaaaagatcggtggcgactccatatttttATTTCCCAAAAAGTCGACTTCACCATTTctcattaaaataaaattttttaaattgagggatggtttcgacagcatggcgactccactggggactgaacttgagagtcaagccataaaaaTCGATTATCTACTGTCCTTTTGTTAAAAGaccgaaaatttattttaaaaatcatttatctttcgattgcatttgattgtatgattgttttggtGCGGGTCTTGTAAaatagcactgcatttcattgcatggccactgtggtcacaccttctaagtgggagtaagaaactacgctttcgtaaggttttcacctccgcatgggctagtggattgcttccggggtacttccgtacctatgatttcgtgagatcttcatctccgcatggtcatagggaaatgtatccccccgaaccgaactcgatctatatgagcctataatgggtgaggattgaggaatctgctggttcgggtacccctTTTCctagaactaaaccacatatagtgaaccttaggaGCTATCCTTGGGTGGAGCCGCGTCGAGCCTTAGTACTTACCTGTATAGGCGTTATAATCACCGTTTATGTGCTTGCATTTTATCGTTATTATTTGATACTAACCGATGTTTTGTTCTGATTGTCTTTTTTGCATGtcattgcatactaaaggaggcgttaatctacattcaattactaagttagaaaatttgacatggagaatgaatttcttagtaaatTCGAGGATAATGCGGCTGTTCGTGCTTGGTCGGAAAGGCTACAATTTGAGAGAGGGGATAGCTTGGCAGAAGGGCATGTATCGGAGCTACAGGATTTCATTCACGTCAATGTAGTACAGAATgagctgcaagagttgagagacatttgggctagCTGGGATGAAAGGATCAAGTAGTTATTTTACCAAAGTTATGGTGATATATCCTACCtgctagacattagagtggataAGCATTTGTTCCGAGCCTTGGTGCAGTTTTGGAATTCCGCATATAAGTGTTTCACCTTTGGAGAagtggatttggtacctactatagaggAATACACTACGCTGCTTAGGTGTCCAAAGATTTAGGTCCGGAAGACTTATGCCCAGGTTTTTAGTAGTTAGGCTTTCGTGAAGAAACTGATGAACATTTctgggatgagcgagccttgggtcaccgctcggattcagcaaaaaggagatagcaaatgtgtcccttgggagaatttgcgAGATTTGATCTTGACTCATCCAGACGAAAGAAAGAGGGTCAATATATTTTCCTTAAGCATCTACGGATTAGTGATCTTTCCTAAGGCTTTGAGGCACGTGGACGAGGCGGTCATCGACTTGTTCGATCGCCTTGAGAAGGGAATCACTCCTGTACCGGTGATATTGGCAGAAATTTTCAGATCTTTGAGCTCATGTCGGAAGACGGGCGAGGGCCAATTTATTGGATGTGCTCAACTATTGATGGTATGGTTTCAtgggcacttttggaaggtagacaagGTTTCCTACCGAGTCTTTTCCGAAGGTTATTCCCCTTTGAAGGAAGAAGCAGCTATACAGAGGAGAGAGGATATCTCGGAAGAGAAATGGATGGATATTTTTCAAAACCTCAAGGAGGGGGATATTGAATGGAGATCTTATTGGATGGTCCCTGACGAGATCATGTACTGATGTGGTAACTTCGATTGGGTACCACtgttaggaatttggggagctacGTTGATAGCCTTGAGGCAATATAAgtcgaggcagtttgtacccatGACCTACGGACTTGCTCAGAGTGAATTCTCTTTTAAGGGTGCTCATTATAAAAAGAGAGTTCGGGAGTTATcggatgcttggaagcaaacttgTTGGATGAAAAGGTTAGCCGTTGGTTCCATGGTAACGCCCGAGTACAACGAGTGGTTTAAGAAGAGGATTAATGACAATATTCCTAGGCCAAACTTAGAGAGTGCTCGACCTATCGGGGAACAATTACAAGTTGCCCCATCAGAATTGGAAATTATAAAGCAAGATTTCGAGAAAAAGAGTTTAGAACTTGGGAAGAAGATCAAGcaattggaagaagaaaagatgcactTAAGGTTAGATGCCGATGTTCAGAGGTCAGAGGCTGAGAAGTGGAGAAAAGGAAAAACCAAGGCCGAAGAAGACCTAGACAGCCTGAAGACGGACTACAAGAAGCTACGCCTATCTATGAGGACTGCGGGCTTAGGTAAGACTTCCGAACAGTGGCGCCATGAAATTTGGGAAGAAAAGGCCAATACCGACCGGTGGGAAAGAAAATTCTGAGAAGCTCAAGCACGAAACGAAGATTTGGAGAAGAGTCTGTCAGAAAGTAGAATCGAGCGAAGTGAATTAAGGGCTAGAGTAATAGAACTCGAGAAGTCTCTGCATCAGTACAGAAATCGTAACACCGTAATAGAGCTGAGGGTAAGTttgagcaagatagaagaaatAAAAGGAAGAATAAGAGAGTTAGAGGCATCACTGCAGAACTGTGAGATGCGTATCCAGTTTTTCGAGGCAAACGAGGATCGTTGGAAAAAGCAGCTTCACCATGTgcaagaccaagtcagaaacagagattatcttatgggggaagccataacccAGATTCGGGAGGTAGTCGACTACTTGCAAACTTTAGCAGTTCAGGCGA from Gossypium arboreum isolate Shixiya-1 chromosome 9, ASM2569848v2, whole genome shotgun sequence includes the following:
- the LOC108459872 gene encoding pathogenesis-related protein 1-like, encoding MEFTLVALTSLIALVLVHPSHAQNSPQDYLVLPSQAQDSQHYYLALGGDSPQDYLNAHNAARAAVGVGPMIWDNTVAAYAQNYANQRYYDCNLIHSGGPYGENLAWSSADFSGTSAVRMWVSERVNYNYNSNSCAAGKVCGHYTQVVWRNSIRLGCAKVRCNTGGTFITCNYAPAGNIIGQRPY